In Cydia strobilella chromosome 6, ilCydStro3.1, whole genome shotgun sequence, one DNA window encodes the following:
- the LOC134742414 gene encoding ADP-ribosylation factor-like protein 6-interacting protein 1: MADIISQDQEQQVKKLKRLLEGWRMALLPIRSIILWEQQWYPAAIVGVLSFLYFFIWLMDSNFLTTFAIVGIFLNFVDFIVPIICTSLYGPSAWTGQKEKTFEDICKAIVRDFNKILNHVQLFFSFRETSPILYYIISMCLLCTLGWISSTINNVLLLYILSIGLLLWPGIQHRGIFNMVLSMVNMGPKPKYLKPE, translated from the exons ATGGCAGATATCATCTCCCAAGATCAG gaACAGCAAGTTAAGAAACTCAAAAGATTGCTAGAAGGGTGGCGTATGGCCCTGCTGCCAATTCGATCGATAATCTTGTGGGAACAGCAATGGTACCCTGCTGCTATTGTCGGAGTACTCAGTTTCCTATATTTTTTCATCTGGCTCATGGATTCAAACTTCCTGACCACATTTGCTATTGTGGGAATTTTCCTCAACTTTGTGGATTTCATTGTTCCCATCATATGCACATCTCTCTACGGCCCCAGCGCTTGGACTGGACAGAAGGAGAAGACGTTTGAAGATATCTGCAAGGCAATTGTGAGGGACTTCAACAAGATTCTGAACCATGTTCAATTGTTCTTTTCATTCCGGGAGACCAGTCCCATTCTG TACTACATAATATCCATGTGCTTGCTGTGCACACTGGGCTGGATCTCCTCCACGATCAACAATGTGCTGCTGCTGTACATCCTGTCCATCGGCCTGCTCCTGTGGCCCGGCATCCAGCACCGAGGCATCTTCAACATGGTGCTCTCCATGGTCAACATGGGACCCAAACCCAAGTATCTTAAGCCAGAGTAG